One genomic region from Gadus morhua chromosome 9, gadMor3.0, whole genome shotgun sequence encodes:
- the LOC115551263 gene encoding probable polypeptide N-acetylgalactosaminyltransferase 8 has translation MKVVWIKRFLLILAGICSIYYIVPSFINRDGTIESFGHGSPGMVSDSEQSVKDLFNLVKKLHQKQEAMQKLLEEDLDRQRKIEEKPIAVVKKEDEEKPGKIEQPGNKGNKLFPKSPLFQNWGGENLSEDEQKEAQAFFEKYGYNVFLSDRLPLNRPLPDTRDPRCLNKTYPKDLPSIGVVLIYLDEALSILKRAIRSIIDRTPKSLLKEIILVDDHSTNDDLKQDFDMYIKTIEDQNPGLLMTRVSHSEQLGLTTARISGWKAATADVVAILDAHIEVHDLWAEPLLTQIKGDRKLIVSPVFDRVNYYDLEIVTYLPASHAFDWALWCMYERFRPEWYKLNDPSLPGKSPSIMGILVADRTYLGEIGVLDGGMKVYGGENVELGIRVWTCGGSIEVVPCSKIAHIERNHKPYMPDLSITMKRNALRVAEVWMDEYKHNVNLAWNLPFKDHGIDFGDVSERKELRKRLNCKPFKWYLDNVYPLLDSWDDILAYGGLKNLDANMCVDQGPVPGHTPIAYHCYYYMPQYTYFRGTGELYIGGIKSHKYNANRCLTDSGNNDNEPGLNDCHDALQKQIAIYWDFTQGKELKNKQTGRCLEIVKGKLLLQECTGQRWEIQNVIKPF, from the exons ATGAAGGTTGTGTGGATAAAGCGCTTCCTCCTGATACTGGCTGGAATATGTTCTATATATTACATAGTTCCATCATTTATTAACCGAGATGGTACAATTGAATCATTTGGACATGGCAGTCCTGGAATGGTTTCTGATTCGGAGCAAAGTGTTAAAGATCTGT TTAATTTGGTAAAAAAACTCCATCAAAAACAAGAAGCCATGCAGAAGCTTCTTGAAGAAGatctagacagacagagaaaaatagaagaaaaaccAATTGCAGTGGTCAAAAAGGAGGACGAAGAAAAACCTGGGAAAATTGAACAGCCAGGAAATAAAGGGAATAAACTTTTCCCAAAGTCTCCCCTGTTCCAGAACTGGGGTGGAGAGAATTTGTCAGAAGACGAACAAAAAGAGGCACAAGCTTTTTTTGAGAAATATGGATATAACGTGTTTCTCAGCGATCGCCTACCCCTTAATCGACCTCTTCCAGACACCAGGGACCCAAG ATGCTTGAATAAGACCTACCCAAAGGATCTGCCCAGCATTGGAGTAGTCCTTATCTACCTGGATGAGGCCCTGTCAATCCTCAAGAGAGCCATCCGAAGTATTATCGACCGCACTCCGAAGTCCTTGCTGAAAGAAATCATATTGGTGGATGACCACAGCACCAATG acgACCTGAAGCAGGACTTTGACATGTACATCAAGACCATTGAGGACCAGAATCCAGGCCTCCTCATGACCAGAGTGAGTCACAGTGAGCAGCTGGGACTGACCACGGCTAGGATCTCTGGATGGAAGGCCGCCACGGCTGACGTGGTCGCCATCTTGGATGCTCATATTGAAGTCCATGACCTGTG GGCTGAACCATTGCTGACGCAGATTAAAGGGGATCGGAAGCTGATTGTGTCTCCGGTGTTTGACAGAGTCAACTACTATGATCTTGAGATTGTAACATACTTGCCTGCATCCCATGCGTTTGACTGGGCTTTGTGGTGCATGTACGAGAGATTTAGGCCTGAGTGGTACAAACTAAATGACCCCTCCTTGCCTGGGAA GAGTCCTTCCATAATGGGTATCCTAGTCGCAGATCGGACGTATCTTGGTGAAATTGGAGTTCTTGATGGAGGAATGAAAGTATACGGTGGAGAAAATGTTGAGCTTGGGATTCGT GTTTGGACATGTGGGGGAAGTATTGAGGTTGTTCCATGCTCCAAGATAGCCCACATTGAGAGGAACCATAAGCCATACATGCCAGACCTCTCCATCACAATGAAAAGGAATGCTTTGAGGGTAGCAGAGGTTTGGATGGATGAGTACAAACACAACGTCAATCTGGCATGGAATCTGCCCTTCAAG GATCACGGTATTGACTTTGGGGATGTGTCTGAGCGAAAAGAACTAAGAAAACGGCTGAATTGTAAACCTTTCAAGTGGTACCTGGACAATGTGTATCCACTGCTGGATAGCTGGGACGATATCCTGGCCTATGGAGGA CTGAAGAACCTCGatgccaacatgtgtgtagaccAAGGTCCAGTTCCAGGCCACACACCGATTGCATATCACTGCTACTACTATATGCCTCAA TACACATATTTCCGAGGGACTGGTGAGCTTTACATTGGTGGGATCAAGTCCCATAAGTACAATGCTAATCGCTGTTTGACGGACAGTGGTAACAATGACAACGAGCCTGGCCTGAACGACTGCCACGATGCTCTTCAGAAACAAATTGCAATTTACTGGGACTTCACCCAG
- the LOC115550966 gene encoding uncharacterized protein LOC115550966, protein MSGEVSKMTLKHFLDRDNSKMNDDITTGLNEIEKRLCQQLNRVELKGKRGRKVAVLLTPDMTASLTLLVSKSKECGVDDGNGHLFVIPHCQGFFRGQDCLCKNARAACGAVNPCSLTSTNLPKHIATISQVMNLKDNELDQLANFLGHDIRVHREYYRLPQSTIQLAKISKLLIAMQGGCVKDIQGKSLHQIGDDFQVMWKISPLLPIIQVLLLKFASKVTWKNLPLLLMNLVTLLKPAFKMTWLISLRCLFNLVILKKLESKVNTFHPRGGAV, encoded by the exons ATGTCTGGTGAAGTCTCAAAGATGACTTTAAAACATTTTCTGGATCGGGATAACTCAAAAATGAACGATGACATAACCACAGGACTGAACGAAATCGAGAAGAGACTTTGTCAGCAGCTCAATAGAGTCGAATTGAAGGGGAAAAGGGGACGCAAAGTCGCGGTCCTCCTCACACCCGACATGACTGCTTCATTAACTCTCCTTGTCAGCAAAAGCAAAGAGTGTGGAGTCGATGATGGCAATGGACACCTCTTTGTAATTCCCCACTGTCAAGGTTTCTTCAGAGGACAAGACTGCCTCTGTAAAAATGCTCGTGCTGCTTGTGGAGCTGTTAACCCGTGCAGTTTGACCTCAACTAATCTGCCCAAGCATATCGCCACAATTAGTCAAGTCATGAATCTAAAAGACAATGAACTGGACCAGCTTGCAAACTTCTTAGGCCATGACATACGGGTGCATCGGGAATACTACCGCTTGCCCCAGTCGACGATTCAGCTTGCAAAAATATCTAAGCTGCTGATTGCCATGCAGGGCGGGTGTGTGAAAGACATCCAAGGGAAGTCACTCCACCAGATAGGCG ATGATTTTCAGGTGATGTGGAAGATTTCGCCCCTACTCCCAATCAtccaggtcctcctcctgaAATTTGCATCCAAG GTGACATGGAAGAATTTGCCTCTGTTGCTGATGAATCTGGTCACCCTCCTAAAACCGGCCTTCAAG ATGACATGGTTGATTTCGCTCCGGTGCCTGTTCAATCTGGTAATTCTGAAGAAACTGGAATCCAAG GTAAACACATTCCATCCGAGGGGAGGCGCTGTGTGA